From a single Couchioplanes caeruleus genomic region:
- a CDS encoding VanW family protein has translation MTSVSEDVPQPTAPTGAPAPAAGEPGRVNRTRIVVVATVATVLIAAAGVAAWAYGGDVPRGTRLLGLDLGGKSRTEAERAVTDTFGPRTADPVTVDLDGRTVRIAPAEIGLRLNVELTVGKAMRGSPRPFGERAVLPVVQVDQARLEAALRRQVDPKKLTLKKPGIAYAGLTPKPTYPAAGRGLDPAAAASEVRKAWLVGGTARVPLVEKPPATSREQVDAMVADLAVPAVAAPVTVEVAGKSLTLSRAALAKGVVFRSDDNGLLTPAIDGAKLHAAAAGAFAAVEKEPKPARVVLKGGKPSIVPGAAGDVVDLDALGTALLGVLRSPAPRTVEASLARQEPDVTAADIARLGVKEKVSTFTTYFTGGASSPRSQNIMTIARHVDGAIVRPGETFSLNAHTGERDYASGYQDAPVIVGGKLEPGVGGGASQFTTTLFNAAYYAGLEDVEHKPHSFYFSRYPAVIESTIFYPTLDLRFKNTTPYGILIDTSYTSRSVTVSMWSTKVYDSVKTVRSPRRNITSPPTVYREPGPRCISSSGLPGFTQDAWRVIRKDGKEVEREKFTWRYDPEPRFICGEKP, from the coding sequence TTGACCTCCGTCTCCGAAGACGTCCCGCAGCCCACCGCCCCGACCGGTGCCCCGGCCCCCGCGGCCGGTGAGCCGGGTCGGGTCAACCGCACCCGGATCGTCGTCGTGGCCACGGTGGCGACCGTGCTGATCGCCGCGGCCGGCGTGGCCGCGTGGGCATACGGCGGCGACGTCCCCCGCGGGACCAGGCTCCTCGGCCTCGACCTCGGCGGCAAGTCCCGCACCGAGGCCGAGCGGGCGGTGACCGACACGTTCGGCCCGCGCACCGCCGACCCCGTGACAGTCGACCTCGACGGCAGGACCGTGCGGATCGCGCCCGCCGAGATCGGGCTGCGGCTCAACGTCGAGCTCACCGTCGGCAAGGCGATGCGCGGCAGCCCGAGGCCGTTCGGCGAGCGCGCCGTGCTCCCGGTCGTCCAGGTCGACCAGGCGAGGCTCGAGGCCGCGCTGCGCCGCCAGGTGGACCCGAAGAAACTCACCTTGAAGAAGCCTGGCATCGCCTATGCGGGGCTCACGCCGAAGCCGACGTATCCGGCGGCCGGCCGCGGCCTGGACCCGGCGGCGGCCGCGTCCGAGGTCCGCAAGGCCTGGCTCGTCGGTGGCACCGCGCGCGTGCCGCTGGTCGAGAAGCCGCCGGCGACCAGCCGCGAGCAGGTCGACGCCATGGTGGCCGACCTGGCCGTGCCCGCGGTGGCCGCGCCCGTCACCGTGGAGGTCGCGGGCAAGTCGCTGACGCTGTCCCGGGCGGCGCTGGCCAAGGGGGTCGTGTTCCGCTCGGACGACAACGGCCTGCTCACGCCCGCGATCGACGGCGCCAAGCTGCACGCCGCGGCCGCCGGGGCGTTCGCCGCGGTGGAGAAGGAGCCGAAGCCGGCCCGCGTCGTCCTCAAGGGCGGCAAGCCGTCGATCGTGCCGGGCGCCGCCGGTGACGTGGTCGACCTCGACGCGCTCGGTACGGCGCTGCTCGGCGTCCTGCGCAGTCCCGCCCCGCGCACCGTCGAGGCGTCCCTCGCCCGGCAGGAGCCCGACGTCACCGCCGCGGACATCGCGAGGCTCGGCGTCAAGGAGAAGGTCTCCACCTTCACGACGTACTTCACCGGCGGGGCGAGCTCGCCGCGCAGCCAGAACATCATGACGATCGCCCGCCACGTCGACGGCGCCATCGTGCGGCCCGGCGAGACGTTCTCGCTCAACGCGCACACCGGCGAACGGGACTACGCCTCCGGCTATCAGGACGCGCCCGTCATCGTCGGCGGCAAGCTCGAGCCCGGCGTCGGCGGGGGCGCGTCGCAGTTCACCACCACGCTGTTCAACGCGGCGTACTACGCGGGGCTGGAGGACGTCGAGCACAAGCCGCACTCGTTCTACTTCTCGCGCTACCCGGCGGTCATCGAGTCGACGATCTTCTACCCGACGCTCGACCTCAGGTTCAAGAACACCACGCCGTACGGGATCCTCATCGACACGTCGTACACGAGCAGGTCGGTGACCGTGTCGATGTGGAGCACGAAGGTCTACGACAGCGTCAAGACCGTACGCAGCCCCCGCCGCAACATCACGTCGCCGCCGACCGTCTACCGCGAACCGGGCCCGAGGTGCATTTCTAGCAGCGGACTCCCAGGCTTCACTCAGGATGCGTGGCGCGTCATCCGCAAGGATGGAAAAGAGGTCGAGCGCGAGAAGTTCACCTGGCGCTACGATCCCGAACCACGATTCATCTGCGGCGAGAAGCCGTGA
- the mshB gene encoding N-acetyl-1-D-myo-inositol-2-amino-2-deoxy-alpha-D-glucopyranoside deacetylase, protein MLVHAHPDDEVTGTGATMARYAAEGAHVTLVTCTLGEEGEIHVPALAQLEARQADQLGGWRIAELERACAALGVTDHRFLGGAGRYRDSGMMGLETNNHPRAFWQADLEEAAALCLEVMREVRPQVLITYDENGFYGHPDHIQAHRVAMRAAELAEAEGFGPEKIYWTAMPRSVLEGGMEAFRGMDDNPFADVENVDELPFGHPDDEIAARIDGTDFYEQKVAAMRAHATQIPDNSWLYGIAGDFGGEFMGVEYFTLVKGERGEVSGPHKWESDLFSNVVGR, encoded by the coding sequence ATGCTCGTGCACGCCCACCCCGACGACGAGGTCACCGGCACCGGCGCCACCATGGCCCGCTACGCCGCCGAGGGCGCCCACGTGACGCTGGTGACCTGCACGCTGGGCGAGGAGGGCGAGATCCACGTGCCGGCGCTGGCGCAGCTGGAGGCCCGCCAGGCGGACCAGCTGGGCGGCTGGCGCATCGCCGAGCTGGAGCGCGCCTGCGCGGCGCTGGGCGTCACCGACCACCGCTTCCTCGGCGGGGCGGGACGCTACCGCGACTCCGGGATGATGGGGCTGGAGACCAACAACCATCCGCGCGCGTTCTGGCAGGCCGACCTCGAGGAGGCCGCCGCGCTCTGCCTGGAGGTCATGCGGGAGGTGCGACCCCAGGTGCTGATCACGTACGACGAGAACGGCTTCTACGGCCATCCCGACCACATCCAGGCTCACCGGGTGGCGATGCGCGCGGCGGAGCTGGCCGAGGCCGAGGGCTTCGGGCCGGAGAAGATCTACTGGACCGCCATGCCGCGCAGCGTGCTCGAGGGCGGCATGGAGGCGTTCCGCGGCATGGACGACAACCCGTTCGCCGACGTGGAGAACGTCGACGAGCTGCCGTTCGGCCACCCGGACGACGAGATCGCGGCCCGCATCGACGGCACCGACTTCTACGAGCAGAAGGTCGCCGCCATGCGCGCGCACGCCACGCAGATCCCGGACAACTCCTGGCTCTACGGCATCGCCGGCGACTTCGGCGGGGAGTTCATGGGCGTCGAGTACTTCACGCTGGTCAAGGGCGAGCGCGGCGAGGTCAGCGGTCCGCACAAGTGGGAGAGCGACTTGTTCAGCAACGTGGTCGGGCGATGA